TTTCCGCAGATGATTTTTCGGCGGAGGCCTTTTCGGCAGATGATTTTTCGGCGGATCGGACCGCTTTCAGTTTTTGGGAATCGGGAGAAAAATACACGCCGCCGCTGACTCCATCGACAATGCAGGTTTGCCCGTTTACGGAGCTGTCGAACGTTACACCGTTTACGATGACGGCGGGAATGCCTAATGACCGCGCCAATATGGCTGTGTGAGACGTTGCACTCCCTTTTCCCGATACGAGGCCGAGCAATTGCAGCCCGCTGAACATGAGCGTGAGACTTGGCGTTATTTCATTTGCAACGAGAATTATTTTTTCCGTGCCGACCGGCGCCGGGGCCGTAGTTTTGCCGCGCAGTATGCGGATAATTCTGTCCGCAACATCCGATACGTCTGCCCCGCGTTCCGCGATGTATTCGCTGCCGGATTCTGCGAGTTCCCGCGAAAATTCTTCCGCGGCTTTGCCGACCGCGGTTTCCGCACTCAGCCTGTCTTCCGTAATCAGCGTTCGCATTCTGCTGTAGAAATCGCTGTCCTGCAGCATCATTTTATGTATCAGGAAAATGTCGGCGGCGGAAGTTCCCGCTTCGCGGAGCGTTTTTCTGTAAAGCTCGGTGAGTTCCGCCGCTGCCTTGTTGAGCGCGGTAATTAACCGTCTCGTTTCCTTTTTCGTGTCTTCCGTTTTTTCGGTACGGCAGACGGATCGTTCGGCGGCCGCAAAAAAAACGGTTCCCGCTGCGATTCCCGTTGAAACGGGTATTCCTTTATATTCTTTCATTTAATAATTTTCCCCGATATTTGCGGTGATTTCAGCATAGGCGTCTTCTTCGTCTTCGCCGTCGAAAAACAAACTGATTTTATCGTTCTGCTTTACTCCGAGTTTCATCAGCGCGAACAGTTTTTTTACGTTCGCTTCTTTGTCGCCGTATTTCATCGATATGCTGCATTTGTATTTCAGTGCCTTGTTTACCAGAATTCCTGCCGGCCGTGCGTGAATTCCGTCGGCGGCTTTTATCGTGTACTCGAATCGTTTCATGACATTACTCCTTGCCGGTGACTATCCGGTTTATATGTATCGTTAAATACGTTTTTTCGTTTTTATCCACCGTGTACGGATATTTTTCTTCTACGTACGCGGTAATCCGATCGACGCAGTTTCGTGCGGCGGGGAACGTTTTTGCGATTGAATCGTAGAGTTCCGTTTCGCCATCGGAACTTCCGCTTGCGGTCATGATTCTTTGGGCAAAAAAAGACAGATGCACGAGGAATCTTTGCCACGCCGGCGACGTTTCGTCGATTTTTACCGGAAGACAGCGTTTTACCAGAATGCTTACGTCCTGTACGAATTCCAGCATGGAATTGAGTTCCGGAGAACCGGCTCCGAGTTCCGCCGTAACGAAGTGCATCGTAATGAATGCGGCTTCATCAATTGAAAACGAACGTCCGGTCGCTTTTTTGATGATGTCGAGCGCATCCAGCCCGATCCGGAATTCCTCCGGATAAAAACTTTTGATTGCACTGGTAATCGGGCTGGTAACGGCGATATTTTGCTTTGCCCGTTCCATCGCGGCGTTCAGATGATCCGTGAGCGTTATGTATATGCTGTCGTGCAGTTCTTTGGGGCATAATTTTTTTGCATGTGCTATTATTTCTTCAGAAAGCAGCATATCTTCGATGGGAATGTTTTGAATGAATTCCTGAAACCGGAAATTCGTTTCTTCATTTTTGAGAATGAAGATTTTTTCGATTTTCGATTCATCTATTACGGCTCCGCATTTTTGCTGAAAAGCGAGTCCGCGACCCATCACGATTTTTTCAAATCCTTCAGGGTCCGTGCAGACTGCCGCGTTGTTATTTAAAATCTTTATTATTTTCAAAATCATATCTTCCGTATCTTATAATATCTCTCCGTT
This sequence is a window from Treponema brennaborense DSM 12168. Protein-coding genes within it:
- a CDS encoding HPr family phosphocarrier protein → MKRFEYTIKAADGIHARPAGILVNKALKYKCSISMKYGDKEANVKKLFALMKLGVKQNDKISLFFDGEDEEDAYAEITANIGENY
- the licT gene encoding BglG family transcription antiterminator LicT → MILKIIKILNNNAAVCTDPEGFEKIVMGRGLAFQQKCGAVIDESKIEKIFILKNEETNFRFQEFIQNIPIEDMLLSEEIIAHAKKLCPKELHDSIYITLTDHLNAAMERAKQNIAVTSPITSAIKSFYPEEFRIGLDALDIIKKATGRSFSIDEAAFITMHFVTAELGAGSPELNSMLEFVQDVSILVKRCLPVKIDETSPAWQRFLVHLSFFAQRIMTASGSSDGETELYDSIAKTFPAARNCVDRITAYVEEKYPYTVDKNEKTYLTIHINRIVTGKE